In a single window of the uncultured Dysgonomonas sp. genome:
- the lgt gene encoding prolipoprotein diacylglyceryl transferase, giving the protein MLDMLSFITWDVNPEAFSLFGREIRWYGILWAAGVLCTTIVVQKMYKSEKLPEKWFDSLFLYVLTGLVIGARLGHCLFYDPVYYLSNPLKILMVWEGGLASHGGAIGMTIGVCLYSLKITGQKMNWKHLGIFALIGLVLGGLCQYIYGLTVSSSPSLGFGESAFMGFLIGICVSMVYTTREMTVKTLDRLVVGVAIGATSIRLGNLMNSEIYGGPTTLPWGFNFIRDPKWHQPLNMGGSGELPCHPTQIYEALFYLFLFGLGLYLYYKTNARNRTGLILGISLIGIFFSRFCIEFIKNIQEPFEVEMIDTFGINMGQLLSIPFVIWGIWLLYSALTKKTPEVDTMPKNSNVKKK; this is encoded by the coding sequence ATGCTGGACATGCTTTCATTTATAACATGGGATGTAAATCCTGAAGCTTTTTCTCTATTTGGCAGAGAAATTCGTTGGTATGGCATTTTATGGGCAGCGGGCGTTCTTTGCACAACGATAGTTGTGCAGAAGATGTATAAGTCGGAAAAGCTTCCGGAGAAATGGTTCGATTCTCTGTTCTTATATGTGCTTACAGGCCTGGTTATAGGTGCCCGTTTGGGACATTGCCTGTTTTATGATCCTGTGTATTATCTGTCCAATCCCCTTAAGATACTTATGGTGTGGGAAGGCGGATTAGCGAGCCATGGCGGGGCAATAGGAATGACTATTGGTGTATGCCTGTATTCGCTCAAGATAACCGGGCAAAAGATGAACTGGAAACATCTGGGTATATTCGCTCTCATAGGTTTGGTTTTAGGAGGTTTGTGCCAGTATATCTATGGGCTGACGGTCAGTTCTTCTCCTTCTCTGGGTTTTGGCGAGTCTGCTTTTATGGGATTCCTTATCGGTATTTGTGTATCTATGGTGTATACGACAAGAGAGATGACTGTGAAAACTCTGGACCGTCTTGTGGTTGGGGTAGCTATAGGGGCAACGTCGATACGTTTGGGTAATCTCATGAATTCTGAAATATACGGAGGTCCTACGACTTTGCCGTGGGGTTTCAATTTTATCAGGGATCCTAAGTGGCATCAGCCTCTCAATATGGGAGGATCGGGTGAATTACCTTGCCACCCTACACAAATATACGAAGCACTTTTCTATTTGTTTTTATTCGGATTAGGTTTGTATCTGTATTATAAGACCAATGCAAGAAACAGAACAGGACTTATTCTGGGGATATCGCTTATAGGTATTTTCTTTTCAAGGTTCTGTATAGAGTTTATTAAAAATATTCAGGAACCGTTTGAGGTAGAAATGATAGATACATTCGGTATTAATATGGGGCAGCTGCTCAGTATTCCGTTTGTGATCTGGGGTATATGGCTATTATATAGTGCTCTGACAAAGAAAACGCCGGAGGTGGACACTATGCCTAAAAACAGTAATGTGAAGAAAAAGTAG
- a CDS encoding glycogen debranching enzyme N-terminal domain-containing protein, with product MDYNKTNTYLKFDKSRMVNLEYSLRREILRTNRRGAYHCTTLVECNTRKQHGLLVMPVPKLDNSNHVLLSSFDETVIQHGADFNLGIHKYDGDNYSPMGHKYIREFSCDSLPRTIYRVGGVILSKEKMFSLEDNTIFIRYTLLDAHSPTTIRFKPFLAFREINTLTGENTVAEHGYKEVENGISMCMYSGYPDLYMQFNKEVNFVFDPNWYKGIEYDRDKEEGLPYKEDLYVPGYFELPITKGESIIFSASDVHADTGRLSALFEEGVKERTPRSSFYNCLKNSGHQFYFRPSKDELYLLNGYPWGNVTAREQFMSLPGLTLGLGKPDAFEEVMDTAIPTIEAFMQGKPLTGFLKDIDNADVLLWLLWGLKRFSDTDKERFYTKYASLASKIVAFIQEGKHPNLTPLTNGLLSVDNRVGFPSWMNNAAGAGNYALPRTGCLVEVNAFWYNALMFNQEIARHLEDAKLEKKMGLLAEIVKTSFVEVFYNDGGYLYDYVVGNYVDWSVRPNMLLAISQDYPLLDKRQSKSIIDIITKELLTAKGIRSLSPKSIGFRPRCEGSITDKLHSAYNGASWPWLLGPYMEAYLKIFQRSGYSFLDRLLIGVEDEMSNDCIASLSALYDGSIPYFGHGPISYSISVAGVIRALNLQKAFADEY from the coding sequence ATGGATTATAACAAGACAAATACGTATCTCAAATTCGACAAGTCACGGATGGTTAACCTTGAATACTCTCTGCGCAGAGAAATACTCAGGACAAACCGTCGTGGCGCTTATCATTGCACTACTCTGGTAGAATGCAATACACGCAAACAACACGGACTACTCGTTATGCCTGTACCCAAACTGGATAATTCGAATCATGTATTGCTCTCCTCTTTTGATGAAACAGTTATACAACACGGTGCCGACTTCAATCTGGGAATACATAAATACGATGGAGACAATTACAGTCCGATGGGACACAAATACATCCGCGAGTTTAGCTGCGACTCATTGCCGCGTACCATATACAGGGTTGGCGGAGTAATTCTGTCGAAAGAAAAAATGTTTTCACTTGAAGATAATACTATTTTTATCCGGTATACTCTCCTTGATGCACACTCTCCTACAACCATACGCTTCAAACCGTTCCTTGCATTCCGGGAAATTAACACCCTGACAGGAGAGAACACAGTAGCCGAACATGGTTACAAAGAAGTGGAAAACGGTATCAGTATGTGTATGTATAGCGGTTATCCCGATTTGTACATGCAATTTAACAAAGAGGTTAACTTTGTTTTCGACCCCAATTGGTATAAAGGCATAGAATATGACAGAGATAAGGAAGAAGGCCTGCCGTATAAAGAAGATTTATACGTTCCGGGGTATTTTGAGCTACCTATAACAAAAGGTGAATCCATTATTTTTTCAGCTAGTGACGTCCATGCCGATACAGGCAGGTTATCTGCATTATTCGAAGAGGGTGTAAAAGAACGTACCCCACGCTCTTCTTTCTACAATTGCCTCAAAAATTCCGGACACCAATTTTATTTCCGCCCGTCTAAAGATGAGTTGTATCTACTGAATGGATACCCTTGGGGTAATGTTACTGCACGAGAACAGTTTATGTCTCTCCCTGGTCTTACCCTTGGTCTTGGCAAGCCGGATGCATTCGAAGAAGTGATGGATACTGCCATACCTACAATAGAAGCATTTATGCAAGGGAAACCACTAACGGGTTTTCTCAAAGATATAGATAATGCAGATGTATTACTTTGGTTGCTTTGGGGATTGAAACGATTTTCTGACACCGATAAAGAGCGTTTTTACACCAAATACGCATCTTTAGCCAGCAAAATAGTAGCTTTTATACAAGAAGGGAAACACCCTAATCTTACCCCGTTGACAAACGGATTGCTAAGCGTAGACAATCGCGTAGGGTTTCCGAGCTGGATGAACAATGCTGCCGGCGCAGGCAATTATGCCCTACCCCGCACCGGATGTCTGGTCGAAGTCAATGCTTTCTGGTATAACGCATTAATGTTTAATCAAGAAATTGCCCGTCATCTGGAAGACGCCAAACTGGAAAAGAAGATGGGCTTATTAGCCGAAATAGTAAAAACTTCATTTGTAGAAGTATTTTATAACGATGGCGGTTATCTGTACGACTATGTGGTAGGAAATTATGTAGACTGGAGTGTAAGGCCGAATATGCTTCTGGCTATATCGCAGGATTATCCGCTTCTGGACAAACGGCAAAGTAAATCCATAATAGACATCATCACCAAGGAGCTGCTGACAGCCAAAGGCATACGATCACTCAGTCCAAAGAGTATCGGATTCAGACCGCGCTGTGAAGGTTCCATAACCGACAAACTTCATAGTGCATACAACGGAGCCTCATGGCCTTGGCTGCTTGGCCCGTATATGGAAGCATACCTGAAAATATTCCAACGGAGTGGCTATTCGTTTCTCGACCGTCTGCTCATCGGAGTAGAAGATGAAATGTCGAACGACTGTATCGCCTCACTCTCAGCTCTCTATGATGGAAGTATCCCGTATTTCGGGCATGGACCTATATCGTATTCCATCAGTGTGGCTGGAGTTATCAGGGCGTTAAACCTACAAAAAGCGTTTGCAGATGAATATTAA
- a CDS encoding glycosyltransferase — MKALMFGWEFPPHILGGLGTASYGLTKGMAMQPDMDITFVIPKPRGDEDQSFLKIIGACNTPVVWKDVYWDYVSERLSKYMDPQEYYNMRDHIYADFSYMYTNDLGCIEFSGRYPDNLLEEINNYSIMAGVIARTHDYDIIHSHDWLTYPAGIHAKNILGKPLVIHVHATDFDRSRGNVNPQVYQMEKNGMDHADHIICVSNLTRQTVIEKYYQDPAKVTTVHNAVEPLSPEILAINTEKGIKDKVVTFLGRITMQKGPEYFVEAAARVLERAKHIQFVMAGSGDMMERMLYLAAEKGISDRFHFTGFLKGKQVYEMLKRSDVYVMPSVSEPFGISPLEAMQCSIPTIISKQSGCAEILDKAVKVDYWDVDAMADAIYSICTYDAMADFLSKEGKAEVDNIKWEYAGQKVRDIYNNLCK; from the coding sequence ATGAAAGCATTAATGTTTGGATGGGAGTTTCCTCCTCATATATTAGGAGGGCTCGGAACTGCAAGCTATGGCCTTACCAAAGGTATGGCTATGCAGCCTGATATGGATATTACATTTGTAATACCCAAGCCAAGGGGAGATGAAGACCAGAGTTTTCTGAAAATCATCGGGGCATGTAATACCCCTGTTGTATGGAAAGATGTTTATTGGGACTATGTAAGCGAAAGGCTTTCAAAATATATGGATCCTCAGGAATATTATAATATGCGGGATCATATTTATGCCGATTTCAGTTATATGTACACCAATGATCTGGGTTGTATCGAATTCTCGGGACGTTATCCCGACAATCTCCTCGAAGAGATAAATAACTATTCGATAATGGCCGGAGTAATAGCCCGCACCCACGATTATGACATTATTCATTCTCACGACTGGCTTACATATCCTGCAGGCATACATGCCAAAAATATATTAGGCAAACCACTGGTTATACACGTACATGCTACCGACTTCGACCGCAGTCGCGGGAATGTAAATCCACAGGTATATCAGATGGAGAAAAACGGTATGGATCATGCTGACCATATTATTTGTGTAAGTAATCTTACTCGGCAGACGGTAATCGAAAAATACTATCAGGACCCGGCAAAAGTAACTACAGTACACAATGCCGTAGAACCTTTAAGTCCTGAAATACTAGCCATTAACACAGAAAAAGGGATAAAAGACAAAGTGGTTACTTTCCTCGGGCGTATCACCATGCAGAAAGGCCCGGAATACTTTGTGGAAGCAGCAGCCCGTGTATTGGAAAGAGCTAAGCATATACAGTTTGTTATGGCAGGCAGTGGCGATATGATGGAACGCATGCTGTATCTGGCTGCCGAAAAGGGTATATCGGACCGGTTCCATTTCACAGGATTCCTAAAAGGGAAACAAGTATATGAAATGTTGAAGCGTAGCGATGTATATGTAATGCCATCGGTGTCCGAACCTTTCGGTATTTCTCCGCTCGAAGCCATGCAGTGCAGCATCCCTACTATTATATCCAAACAATCGGGATGTGCCGAAATTCTGGATAAAGCCGTCAAAGTAGATTACTGGGATGTAGATGCCATGGCTGACGCCATATATTCTATTTGTACATACGATGCTATGGCCGATTTCCTCAGCAAAGAGGGGAAAGCCGAGGTGGATAATATCAAATGGGAATATGCCGGACAGAAAGTAAGGGATATATATAATAACTTGTGTAAATAA
- a CDS encoding polysaccharide deacetylase family protein, whose amino-acid sequence MKNICFYFQIHQPHRLKRYRFFNIGGDHYYYDDFANEDFIQRVAEVSFVPANRLMLEMIKEYNGKFKVAFSISGVALDQMEIYAPEVIDGFKELADTGCVEFLSETQGHSLASLIDPEGFKKQVKEHDDKIESLFGQRPKIFRNTELIYSDDIAELVYDMGFTGMITPGAKRTLGWKSPNYVYKSAVQPKLKLLMRNPRFSDDIATRFSNYNWSEYPLTADKFINWIATTPKEEQVVNLFMNYEALGNFQKKSSGIFDFMRALPRFATEKNIGFATPSEVLNMLKPVDSISSMHPISWVGEERDISAWLGNTLQQEAFHKLYEVAERVSMSQSRRLLQDWNYLQSSDHFYYMGTKHDLPFSPYSSPYEAFNTYMNVLSDFKERVDAEFPSSIENEELNALLTTIHNQADEIDRLEDKIKKLEAKTKVSAPKATDEHAITPATIKEKKTAPAKKEAKAKTAVAAVKAEDKTKQATNVKAEPDKTIPMAKKTTAKPAVKTKTEAKPKVAEKKPAPATKVKTKK is encoded by the coding sequence ATGAAAAATATTTGTTTCTACTTCCAGATACATCAGCCACACCGCCTGAAAAGGTACAGGTTTTTCAATATCGGAGGCGACCACTATTATTATGATGATTTCGCCAATGAAGATTTTATTCAACGGGTAGCTGAAGTTTCCTTTGTTCCGGCCAACAGATTGATGTTGGAAATGATAAAGGAATACAATGGTAAGTTTAAAGTTGCATTCTCGATTTCGGGCGTAGCATTAGACCAGATGGAAATATATGCACCGGAAGTAATCGACGGATTCAAAGAACTGGCCGATACAGGATGTGTTGAATTCTTATCCGAAACACAAGGACATTCACTGGCTTCCCTTATCGACCCCGAAGGTTTTAAAAAACAAGTAAAAGAACACGACGATAAAATTGAAAGCCTGTTCGGACAACGTCCAAAAATATTCCGTAATACAGAACTGATCTACTCGGACGATATCGCTGAACTTGTTTACGATATGGGATTCACGGGTATGATCACTCCCGGCGCAAAAAGGACATTGGGCTGGAAAAGTCCTAACTATGTATATAAATCGGCTGTGCAACCGAAACTAAAACTATTGATGCGTAATCCACGATTCAGTGACGATATCGCGACCCGCTTCTCTAACTACAATTGGAGCGAATACCCGCTTACCGCTGACAAATTTATCAACTGGATTGCTACCACTCCTAAGGAAGAGCAGGTAGTTAACCTGTTTATGAATTACGAGGCACTGGGTAACTTCCAGAAGAAAAGCTCGGGTATATTCGATTTCATGAGGGCATTGCCTCGATTTGCAACAGAAAAGAATATCGGATTTGCAACCCCTTCCGAAGTGCTCAATATGCTGAAACCCGTAGACAGCATCTCTTCTATGCACCCGATATCATGGGTAGGTGAAGAAAGGGATATATCGGCATGGTTGGGTAATACATTGCAGCAGGAAGCTTTCCACAAGCTATACGAAGTAGCTGAACGTGTGAGCATGAGCCAATCCAGAAGGCTCCTACAAGACTGGAATTACTTGCAATCGAGCGATCATTTCTACTATATGGGAACCAAACACGACCTTCCTTTCAGCCCTTACAGCTCTCCATACGAAGCATTTAATACCTACATGAATGTATTGAGTGACTTCAAGGAAAGAGTCGATGCTGAATTCCCTAGTTCGATAGAAAACGAAGAATTGAACGCCCTGCTGACAACTATTCACAATCAGGCGGATGAAATAGACCGCTTGGAAGATAAAATAAAGAAACTGGAAGCAAAGACAAAAGTTTCCGCACCCAAGGCTACAGATGAGCATGCTATAACCCCTGCAACTATCAAAGAGAAAAAAACTGCACCTGCCAAAAAAGAAGCGAAAGCTAAAACTGCTGTTGCAGCCGTCAAAGCTGAAGATAAGACTAAACAGGCAACCAACGTGAAGGCTGAACCTGATAAAACTATACCTATGGCTAAAAAAACAACGGCAAAACCAGCAGTAAAGACAAAAACGGAAGCTAAGCCAAAAGTCGCAGAAAAGAAACCCGCACCAGCGACTAAAGTGAAAACGAAAAAATAA
- a CDS encoding RDD family protein, with product MIIEVQTTQNVTIDYETAGVGQRILAYLLDLIAIIVWVIGWFWILGTVASFGINQAFNGDIFAVFIVIIIFLPVIFYDLLFETLNNGQSPGKMVMKIRVVNVDGTAPTSSSFLIRWLFRLIDFSMTEGFLAVIMVAVTKKSQRLGDLLAGTTVIDLKLNSRNRELSITDLDFHEDYKVTYTDVLDKLSDKDIQTISSIIEDQRMRDSDYFNQRLAERIKSITGYTYNGPDRVFLRKVVSDYNYLAVQEL from the coding sequence ATGATTATTGAAGTTCAAACAACACAAAATGTAACTATAGATTATGAAACTGCAGGCGTAGGACAGCGTATACTGGCTTACCTTCTCGATCTTATTGCTATTATTGTGTGGGTCATCGGTTGGTTTTGGATTTTGGGAACAGTGGCTTCTTTTGGAATAAATCAGGCTTTCAACGGGGATATCTTTGCCGTTTTTATTGTTATCATTATCTTTCTTCCTGTAATATTTTACGATTTACTTTTCGAAACTTTAAATAACGGGCAGAGCCCCGGTAAAATGGTCATGAAAATAAGGGTTGTCAATGTTGACGGTACAGCTCCTACTTCGAGTTCGTTCCTCATAAGATGGCTTTTTCGTTTGATAGACTTTTCCATGACAGAAGGTTTTCTGGCGGTAATCATGGTGGCTGTGACAAAAAAATCGCAACGCTTGGGCGATCTCCTGGCCGGAACTACGGTTATAGACCTCAAATTGAATAGTCGTAACAGGGAATTATCTATTACCGATCTCGATTTCCATGAAGATTATAAAGTGACTTATACAGATGTCTTGGATAAGCTTTCCGATAAGGATATTCAGACTATCAGTTCTATAATAGAAGATCAGCGCATGCGCGACAGCGATTACTTCAACCAACGGTTGGCCGAACGCATAAAGTCCATTACAGGATATACTTATAATGGCCCCGACAGGGTATTTCTTCGTAAAGTGGTAAGTGATTACAATTATCTGGCGGTGCAGGAACTGTAA
- a CDS encoding stage II sporulation protein M translates to MREAAFVKENRNKWQQIDSQTKDKDIPAETLADNFIELTDDLSYARTFYPKSQTVRYLNQLAGRYFINIYQYRKKENGRFLRFWKTELPLIMYKYRKNMLYAFLFMFAGVLLGIFSLQQESNFSSVVLGQEYVNMTLENIENGDPMAVYKDDAKGWMFFGIGTNNIRVAFYAFILGVLCSVGTVYILFSNGVMLGVFQYFFYQYGLLGESASIIWLHGTLEISAIIIAGGAGMVLGNSILFPGTYKRIDAVQRAVKDAVKIVVGLVPVFIVAAFIESYITRLTDMPVYLKLTIIGLSALFIIWYFIYYPYLVNKKVNGDT, encoded by the coding sequence ATGAGAGAAGCCGCCTTTGTTAAGGAAAACAGGAATAAGTGGCAGCAGATAGACAGTCAGACCAAAGATAAAGACATTCCGGCTGAAACACTTGCTGACAACTTCATAGAACTTACAGACGATCTCTCGTATGCACGTACTTTTTACCCCAAATCCCAAACCGTAAGATATCTTAATCAGCTCGCCGGCAGATATTTCATTAATATATATCAGTACCGTAAAAAAGAGAACGGCCGTTTCCTTCGTTTCTGGAAAACCGAATTGCCGCTTATCATGTACAAGTACAGGAAGAATATGCTCTATGCGTTCCTGTTCATGTTCGCAGGTGTACTGTTAGGGATCTTCTCTCTGCAACAGGAATCCAATTTTTCAAGCGTAGTACTAGGACAGGAATATGTGAATATGACTCTTGAAAATATAGAAAACGGTGATCCTATGGCTGTATACAAAGACGATGCTAAAGGGTGGATGTTTTTTGGCATAGGAACTAATAATATCAGAGTAGCATTCTATGCTTTTATTCTTGGTGTACTTTGTTCGGTAGGAACTGTTTATATACTCTTTTCTAATGGAGTAATGCTGGGTGTATTCCAATACTTTTTCTACCAATACGGACTGCTCGGCGAATCAGCGTCTATCATATGGCTGCATGGCACTTTGGAAATATCGGCTATTATCATAGCCGGAGGCGCAGGTATGGTTTTGGGAAATAGTATCCTGTTCCCCGGCACCTACAAACGGATAGATGCAGTGCAAAGAGCGGTAAAAGATGCTGTAAAAATAGTAGTAGGTCTGGTTCCCGTCTTTATTGTAGCTGCTTTTATCGAAAGTTATATTACCCGCCTTACAGATATGCCTGTATATCTTAAACTGACAATAATAGGCCTATCGGCTTTATTTATTATATGGTATTTTATTTATTATCCTTATCTCGTAAACAAAAAAGTGAATGGAGACACATGA
- a CDS encoding DUF4350 domain-containing protein, with protein sequence MKDKKMIALIVVVVLLLFGLSFARSKAPKPVDWSPTFINSKTGPYGTYITYQLLSDIFDKKNIRVTRMPVYNNLKKNVGEYLTYDDDPYSYEDKDYYDTYEESTITDYSDYETDSATDYIEEQVEINNIPTEEYDPSSWYVDLDNISDTTSYIFINTSFTLDKLDMEYMLDFIGLGNNVFISAETIDRKLLDTLNIKTDVKYFQTDTVYNLTDHSAKKYSFGSIQGQVKFNTDSCKLSVRPLAFNNKRDTVFIDIKYGKGHIYLHSVPSAFANVNMLQIRKYDFGFRCLSYLPKNSKIIWDEYQKQGSLGEGSDFKIMLNNPPLRVALYVILIGFLLFMLFRSKRIQRAIPIIKPPINSSLEFLGTISNLYYRKKDFNTILAKRHAYFLDYIRKHYYMPTENIDNEFVNVLSAKSGMDKDRLSELFHIYKDLSTLAFIETQPFLRYNNLLEEFYRTVKNK encoded by the coding sequence ATGAAAGATAAAAAGATGATAGCACTTATAGTGGTGGTTGTCCTCTTGCTGTTCGGACTCTCATTCGCTAGGTCTAAGGCTCCGAAGCCTGTGGACTGGTCTCCTACTTTCATTAATTCTAAAACAGGACCTTACGGCACATATATTACATATCAGTTACTAAGTGATATCTTTGATAAAAAGAACATACGCGTCACCCGTATGCCTGTCTATAACAATCTGAAGAAAAATGTGGGAGAATACCTTACTTATGACGATGATCCATATTCATACGAAGATAAGGATTATTATGACACATATGAGGAATCTACAATCACTGATTATTCAGACTATGAGACCGACTCTGCAACAGATTATATAGAAGAACAAGTAGAGATCAATAATATCCCTACAGAAGAATATGACCCTAGTTCATGGTATGTCGATCTGGATAATATATCAGACACTACCTCATATATATTCATAAATACAAGCTTTACGCTTGATAAACTTGATATGGAGTATATGCTGGACTTCATAGGGTTGGGCAATAACGTCTTTATTTCTGCCGAAACAATAGACAGAAAGCTTTTGGATACATTGAATATAAAGACAGATGTAAAATATTTCCAGACAGATACAGTTTATAACCTTACCGATCATTCCGCAAAAAAATACAGTTTCGGCAGTATTCAGGGACAAGTAAAATTTAATACAGATAGTTGTAAACTCTCCGTCAGGCCTTTAGCCTTTAACAACAAAAGAGATACCGTATTCATCGATATTAAGTATGGCAAAGGCCATATTTACCTACATTCCGTGCCTTCAGCTTTTGCAAATGTGAACATGCTCCAAATCAGGAAGTATGACTTCGGATTCCGGTGCTTATCATACCTGCCCAAAAACAGTAAGATAATCTGGGACGAATATCAGAAGCAGGGTTCATTGGGTGAAGGTAGCGATTTTAAGATCATGTTAAATAATCCGCCTTTACGTGTGGCATTGTATGTTATCCTCATTGGATTTCTTCTATTCATGCTGTTCAGATCGAAACGTATCCAACGGGCGATTCCAATTATTAAGCCCCCGATAAATTCATCCTTAGAATTTCTGGGTACGATAAGTAATCTATATTACCGAAAGAAGGATTTTAATACAATATTGGCAAAGCGGCATGCATATTTCCTCGATTACATCAGGAAACACTATTACATGCCAACCGAAAACATCGATAATGAATTTGTAAACGTATTAAGCGCAAAATCGGGAATGGATAAAGACAGGCTCAGTGAATTGTTCCATATCTATAAGGACCTATCCACTCTAGCCTTTATTGAAACCCAACCGTTCCTAAGGTATAATAACTTGTTGGAAGAGTTTTACAGAACCGTAAAAAACAAATAA
- a CDS encoding MoxR family ATPase, which yields MSDLEFQSRIDFSELSQSVQSIKNEIGRVVVGQHQLIEQMIVAILANGHVLVEGVPGVAKTLSAKLLAKTIDVGFSRIQFTPDLMPSDVLGTSIFLPGAAKFEFKKGPIFSNIVLIDEINRSPAKTQAALFEVMEERQVTNDGTTYKMDYPFLVIATQNPIEQEGTYRLPEAQLDRFLFKIVVDYPNIVDEIAILDRQNKGELTIDVGINAVLDAAKLNRLRQAVEKVLVEHHLLEYIAQIVSATRQSPWITLGASPRASLAILNASKALAAIRGRDFITPDDIKEMAVPVLRHRVLLTPEKEMDGTSTDTIIWQLIDKAEVPR from the coding sequence ATGTCAGATTTAGAATTCCAGTCGAGAATAGATTTCTCCGAATTGAGCCAAAGCGTTCAAAGCATAAAAAACGAAATCGGGCGGGTTGTTGTCGGCCAGCATCAGTTGATAGAACAAATGATTGTTGCTATTCTGGCAAATGGCCATGTGCTGGTAGAAGGCGTGCCCGGTGTTGCAAAAACATTATCTGCTAAACTTTTAGCTAAGACAATCGATGTAGGATTCAGCCGTATCCAGTTTACCCCCGACCTGATGCCGTCAGACGTATTAGGCACGAGTATTTTCCTGCCGGGAGCCGCTAAGTTCGAATTCAAGAAAGGGCCTATATTCTCCAATATAGTCCTGATAGACGAAATAAACCGTTCTCCTGCCAAAACTCAGGCTGCTTTGTTCGAAGTGATGGAAGAACGCCAGGTAACAAACGACGGCACCACATACAAGATGGATTATCCGTTCCTCGTAATAGCTACACAAAACCCTATCGAACAGGAAGGTACTTATCGCTTGCCGGAAGCACAGCTCGACCGCTTCCTCTTCAAGATAGTAGTGGATTATCCGAATATCGTCGATGAAATCGCTATCCTTGATCGTCAGAACAAAGGCGAACTAACTATAGATGTAGGTATAAACGCGGTATTAGATGCTGCAAAGCTCAACCGATTGCGTCAGGCTGTAGAAAAGGTATTGGTCGAACATCATCTGCTCGAATACATCGCGCAAATAGTATCTGCCACCCGTCAGAGTCCATGGATAACATTAGGAGCTTCGCCTAGGGCTTCCCTTGCTATACTGAATGCATCGAAAGCACTGGCTGCAATCAGAGGCCGAGACTTTATCACGCCCGACGATATAAAAGAAATGGCTGTGCCTGTGCTTCGTCACAGAGTATTATTAACACCCGAAAAAGAAATGGACGGTACATCTACCGATACAATCATATGGCAATTGATAGACAAAGCGGAGGTTCCCCGGTAA